Proteins from a genomic interval of Rhodothermales bacterium:
- a CDS encoding mechanosensitive ion channel: MLRMRSVLLALVLLLPACQGFGGFGDPEPADSLVVSVDSSMVADSTAGLQGAISPAVVTADPGGSPAQSAEATAAPGGPPAQSAPPSVTPASGDSLAQAIAALVLQQLQGQVRDTFIVRIDTVRAPAAAADTTVAPVERIQEGLRNVGARIIFAALLIIAVYYFLRALLWLLEAIAERSAARRLFFKRLIPIVRMVVWAITIYFIVTSVFSVDRNGLLAASAALGVGIGLAAQDLIKNLLAGIIIIFDAPFQVGDKVAVGATYGEVKSIGIRSTRIVTLDDNLVSVPNSQVVDGQVANANAGVLDCQVVTTLYLPGWTDASLAKKIAFEAAANSRYVYLEKPIVVHVRDEFKETFLTKIVVKAYVLDHLYESALSTDITETAKMGFLKAGLLYPVYGLQAPEELAPFIAGPAEPEEGDDE, translated from the coding sequence ATGCTACGCATGCGGTCGGTATTGCTGGCGCTGGTGCTACTCCTCCCGGCGTGCCAGGGTTTTGGCGGATTCGGGGACCCGGAGCCAGCGGATTCGCTGGTGGTGTCCGTGGACTCTTCGATGGTCGCGGATTCGACGGCCGGCCTGCAGGGCGCGATTTCGCCCGCGGTGGTGACGGCAGACCCGGGAGGGTCGCCTGCGCAGTCCGCTGAGGCAACGGCAGCGCCGGGCGGACCGCCTGCGCAGTCCGCTCCTCCTTCCGTTACGCCCGCCTCTGGCGACAGCCTCGCGCAGGCCATCGCCGCCCTCGTCCTGCAGCAGCTCCAGGGGCAGGTCCGCGACACCTTTATCGTGCGGATCGACACCGTGCGCGCACCCGCTGCTGCGGCAGATACCACCGTGGCTCCGGTGGAGCGTATCCAGGAAGGCCTGCGCAATGTGGGTGCCCGCATCATCTTCGCCGCGCTGCTCATCATCGCGGTTTACTACTTCCTTCGGGCGTTGCTTTGGCTTCTGGAGGCCATTGCCGAACGGAGCGCCGCGCGCCGCCTGTTCTTCAAGCGCCTGATTCCCATTGTGCGCATGGTGGTGTGGGCCATCACCATCTATTTCATCGTGACGAGCGTCTTCTCGGTAGACCGCAACGGGCTACTGGCCGCTTCTGCAGCACTCGGCGTCGGCATTGGCCTGGCCGCCCAGGACCTCATCAAGAACCTGCTGGCCGGCATCATCATCATTTTCGACGCGCCGTTCCAGGTAGGTGACAAGGTGGCGGTGGGAGCCACGTACGGCGAGGTCAAGTCCATCGGAATCCGCTCCACCCGCATCGTCACTCTGGACGACAACCTGGTCTCCGTTCCGAACTCCCAGGTGGTCGATGGGCAGGTAGCCAACGCCAACGCCGGCGTGCTGGACTGCCAGGTAGTGACTACGCTGTATCTGCCGGGATGGACGGACGCCAGTCTGGCCAAGAAAATCGCCTTTGAGGCTGCCGCCAACTCCCGGTACGTCTATCTCGAAAAGCCCATCGTGGTGCACGTGCGGGATGAATTCAAGGAAACGTTCCTCACCAAGATTGTCGTGAAGGCCTACGTGCTGGACCACCTGTACGAGTCCGCCCTCAGCACGGATATCACTGAAACGGCCAAGATGGGCTTCCTGAAGGCGGGGTTGCTGTACCCGGTGTACGGCCTGCAGGCCCCTGAGGAATTGGCTCCGTTCATCGCCGGACCGGCCGAGCCGGAGGAGGGCGACGATGAGTAG